Below is a genomic region from Ferribacterium limneticum.
CGTTGAGCCGGGCAGTTAGCTCGACGAGATGGCTGCCTGACGGATGCTGGAGGGCGCGTAGCGGCATGGCTTCGACCAGGAGTCTGTCATCGGCCAGTGCATTGGCGATGCGACTGGCCCAGTTGCTGGTTTCCTGTCGACGGTCCGCGCTGAGTTGCGCCTCCTGCTCGCAAACGCGGTTGCGGCCACTTTCCTTGGCGCGGTGGCAGGCGGCATCGCCGGCCGCGAGTACTTCATTAATGTTGCGAACCTTGCGGTTGACCGTGGTCAGCCCGATGCTGGTACCGATGGCAAAAACCTTATCCTGCCAGATAAAACGATAGGCGGCGGCGAGGCCACAGATGTCTTCTGCCACCTGGTTGGCGCGCGAGCCGCTGCAATTGGCCAGCATGATGCTGAATTCGTCGCCGCCGAGGCGGGCCAGCGTATCTTCTTCGCGCAGTCGCCCCTGAAACAGCAAGGCCATCTGCCGGAGCAATTCATCTCCGGCCAGGTAGCCACAGTTGTCGTTGACCTGCTTGAAGCGGTCGAGGTCGAGAAAGAGCACCGAGAATTCCTCGCCGCCAGCCTGGACGCCGGCCAGCGCTTTCTCCAGCCGATGTTCGAATTCGCGCCGGTTGAGCAGGCCGGTCAGTGCATCGTGCCGGGCCTGGAAGGCGAGCTGGGCTGTCGCTTCCTCGATGCGGGATTGCATCGAGAAATGCACTTCCTCGATATGGGTGGCCATTTCGTTGAAGCCATTTTCGAGAATGCCGATTTCGCCGCTCGATGTCGCTGGAACTCGTGTGTCCAGGCGGCCTGATGACATGCCGTGAATGGCCTGGACCAGACGCATGACCGGCCGGGCGAGGTTGTCTGCCATGGCGATGGCGAGCGCGGCCAGTATGAGCAGGCCGGACAGTACGATCATCAGTCCGCGCTGCAGCAACTGACGCTGCCGGTTGGCCAGCTCAGTCTTGTCGAACTCAACAAAAACGTAGCCGATGATTTCCGGGGGGAGGGTCTTGCTGCTGGCGTTTTGCTCGAACAGCACGTCGGATTCACTGATCGAGCGTTTGACCGGGGCGCCGAAGGCAATCCAGTATTCGGTTTCGCCGACCTGCATGGGCTCGCTCATGGTTCGCCGCAGTTCATCGGCGGCCAGCGAAACGCGTCCGCTGACGGCGATGGTGCGGCCCTTCTGGTTGACGACGACGGCAGCCTTGACCCCCGATTCCTGGACGGTGGCTTGGGCGAGCCCGTGCAGGCTTTCGAGTTGCCCGGCAATAATGCCGTACTCGCTGACCGGCGCCAGATAGCGGACCGTTGCCATGCCCTTGGCGCGCAGCTCGCCTTCGAGTGTGCGGATGCCACTGTAGGTGAAATAGCCGACAAGCACGATGGCGATCAGCGCGCTGGGCAGCAGCGTCAGCAACAGCAGGCGATGGCGGAGGGTAAGGTGACTCATCGGGCCTCCCTGTCGGTGGCCATGGCTCGCCGGATAGCGGCCTCATCGGAAATGTTGAGGCCTAATGACTGAGCGACATTGCCGTTGATGGCGATGGCGAACTGACTTGGGGCGGCTGGAGCGGGCAAATTGGTGCCGTGGGCGACAATCGTGTCGGCCGTCTGGCGGGCTATCTGGGCGGGCGTGCTGTGTAGTGCGGCGAGGGCGCCGGCGTTGACGAAGGCGGGGGAATAGCCAATGACCGGCCGCTGGTAACGAAAGGCCGTAATCAGGATGGGCTTGATGTTGTTTCGATGGTAAATCTTGCTGTCGGGAACGGCGATCAGGACATTTACCCGGCCAAGTAGTGAATTCAACGCTGGCAGCAGCGTTGATTCGGTGTCGGCATCTTCGCTGTCCAGCGTCAGGCCGGCACCGCTGAAAGTGTGGCGGTACTGCCCGGCGACGTTTCTCGTTTCGTTACTGACGAGCATCCCGACCCGTTTCAGGCCGGGGAGCAGATGATTGATAAATGCCGCCTGGCGCGCTGGTGGCTGATCGAGGTAGATGGCGGTGATACGACCGGGGCGGCGGAATTCGGCGAGTATTTTTTCGTAACTTTGCCGGGGCAGCAGGGTGGCGATGATCGGCGGGTTGTCGCTCCGGCCCAGCGTTTTGCGCAAGGCATCGCTGCCGACAGTAACGACCAGTTCGGCCTGGCCGGCCAAGGGCGGGATCGCTTCGGCCTGATGTCTGGCCGAAATGCTCCAGGTCGTGCCAGCCAGTGCCTCTTCCAGCGTCGAAGAGAAATCGGCGTAGGCGCCCCCGCGATCGCTCATGACGAGCGCAATACCGCCTCCCCAGGCCGGCAGGGCTAGCGAAAACAGGGAGATGAAGGCAAATAGGGCGAAGCGTGGCATTGCCCGAATATTGCCTTAGCGACTATGCCAAAGCAATTGTGGTTTTGCGCAATTCAGGGGCTTTTGATGAAATTTCTCAACTGCTCCGTGATATTCGTCACAGGCATGGCAAAAGCAAATTTCTTGATGAATGCACCATCCGGTCCGAGCAGGATCATGCCGGCGGAGTGATCGACCGCGTAGCGATCAGGTGCCGTGCCCGGTTCCAGTACTTTGGCGTAGCGGATTTTGA
It encodes:
- a CDS encoding EAL domain-containing protein, translated to MSHLTLRHRLLLLTLLPSALIAIVLVGYFTYSGIRTLEGELRAKGMATVRYLAPVSEYGIIAGQLESLHGLAQATVQESGVKAAVVVNQKGRTIAVSGRVSLAADELRRTMSEPMQVGETEYWIAFGAPVKRSISESDVLFEQNASSKTLPPEIIGYVFVEFDKTELANRQRQLLQRGLMIVLSGLLILAALAIAMADNLARPVMRLVQAIHGMSSGRLDTRVPATSSGEIGILENGFNEMATHIEEVHFSMQSRIEEATAQLAFQARHDALTGLLNRREFEHRLEKALAGVQAGGEEFSVLFLDLDRFKQVNDNCGYLAGDELLRQMALLFQGRLREEDTLARLGGDEFSIMLANCSGSRANQVAEDICGLAAAYRFIWQDKVFAIGTSIGLTTVNRKVRNINEVLAAGDAACHRAKESGRNRVCEQEAQLSADRRQETSNWASRIANALADDRLLVEAMPLRALQHPSGSHLVELTARLNEPGQPPVTLSALSDAAERYDLAPAIDQRLIETAIAALARAKSQQKLLHCLVPLSRASVGNRDTVDFITRNLSSRNLPGNRLCFVFSEDTLTLLTSQAMEFSRQMRALGCQIGLDDFGGGLSSFTHLRSITPSYVKLSRSLTRELGGNRASTALLRAVQEITADQNIHTIADGVDDLDTLEQLRSLGVDFAEGKAVAPSEPFEVWLEGAVMRSA
- a CDS encoding ABC transporter substrate-binding protein, whose product is MPRFALFAFISLFSLALPAWGGGIALVMSDRGGAYADFSSTLEEALAGTTWSISARHQAEAIPPLAGQAELVVTVGSDALRKTLGRSDNPPIIATLLPRQSYEKILAEFRRPGRITAIYLDQPPARQAAFINHLLPGLKRVGMLVSNETRNVAGQYRHTFSGAGLTLDSEDADTESTLLPALNSLLGRVNVLIAVPDSKIYHRNNIKPILITAFRYQRPVIGYSPAFVNAGALAALHSTPAQIARQTADTIVAHGTNLPAPAAPSQFAIAINGNVAQSLGLNISDEAAIRRAMATDREAR